Within Mytilus edulis chromosome 10, xbMytEdul2.2, whole genome shotgun sequence, the genomic segment gttattcttttaaatataaaataatatatcatttattgaaTCAACCAGttgataaaaaaatatggaattcCGATTATtccatcatttttatttttatcataacattttatcaagttgtattaaaCATTATCATCATACCTGACTTTTATACTGATGTATCCATTGTACATgtttgcttttttgtttatttttttctatatgggcctcagggaagatttgTGATATAGCTAACTGTATAGCCAACattaaataaagtattgttgttgttgttataattaaatagttttaaatggACACGAAACACATTGCACATTTATTGAAAATCGGTGTTGTTCTATTTTCAGGGAATTTGATTGCAGATAGTCTTGTTCACCAAAACCTACTACATGCAGACAGCATTGCTGGAACTCATGTCTTCATCTCTTTAGTGAACTCAGGGTCTATACGATCATCGATGGACAGAGGTAAAGATCTCATTAAGTATTCAAATGAATCCGGTATCCTCAATTATGAacttaggtgaaattaaaagaatctAGAATTAAAAATTGAAAGTATAAGTCAGAAAAGCATTAGTCAAGAAAAATATAAGCTAAAATATTGCTAGGTTATGGAGCACCTTTTTgagatctgtttttttttttttttttttttttaaatatcgggAAAAGGCTTACTTTAACTATTAacatatatttgcattggtattatttgggtctcaaatcgaaagaaaagTAATCTAGAATTTGCTTAAATTTTGATACATGACATTTTATGAGTCAAgtcttgtataaaaataaaatgggtGGTATGGGgcaaaaaatattttaccttgtataaaatttaaaaccTATTCGCAATCATGAAATCAATTTATTGAAAGGACTGAACAAAGACACCTTTTATTTAAATCACCCAATTTTTCACACTTCGGTGTAGAACTTGATGCATTCCTCTTGTGGTAACCCTACTTATAAAGTGATGGTTTAAACTTATCTGAAGGAGCACCTGAACATACACATAATGTGACAGCACCAATCTAAAATCATATTGTTATAATAAATTTGGTAATGGCATGATAATGTAACAAACCTAGGGTTACTATAAACTGTTTAACCATCATTCAGGAGGAGTGGAATCATCATTTAACTCAACAGCAGTGTGAAGAAACACTAAGATTTGTAATAAACataacaatgatatttatttCAACAGTATTTTGACTTCTTCTTTCAATATAATAAACATCAAATAGACATTCATCATTCAACAGATAAAGCAATAAATCGGGTGGTCAATATAAAAGGTAGTTGACGGTTCAAGAGATTGATTCAGCATGACATGTTGTTCTACAGGCTTCTATTTATGTGTTTTGGCACTTACTATGACGTTAGAGTAAACATCTAATCGTCCAATCAAAAGCAACGTTTCTTACTTCTTTAGGCTTGAAACGTCCAAGAAGACAATCAGATTTCGTTATTCTTAAATAAGAAACAATATTAAGTTGTCCTCACTTTGTCCTTCTTGTCCGAATTATGTTTAAAAGCGTATGAAACTAAAAGGACATTTCTACATAATGCTATATTTAAACGGACAGTAAATTCCTTTCTCGATACGGCGTATGAACTTGGGTGTAATTTACATAACCTTACGCATTGGATATAATGCTTAAATGAGATCAATGAAAACCCTGTTCTATCATaaataaacacaatgttaatgaaaagggagacacaaacataataaatacgcAATTTACATGCATTGATAAAGTGTtaacttaaacaaataataatatgagATCGCAAAGTGAAAGTACAGAACGGTGTCATGGCAGATGTAAACAAGTTGAATCTCACGAcgatatttgtcaaaataaatcacTATATGACGGGATAATCAAAGTATTTCATAGGTAAACATTaccaagatatacatataaaactggCCCTTATCGCTTGCAAAGTACAAATAGTTTAAATCATGAGTATGAAAGTCAATGCATTTATCAGTGTTTGTGCACACCCGAGAAGTTGACCACCcggcaatattcaaataaatatatgtcatatacaataaataatacgttaaataataacaataataagtcCAGATTTGtcacaacaatttaaaaaaaaaaaggcgaaTGATACGGATGCcccatgtggagcagaatctgctcatccttccggagcacctgagctcacccccaggttttggtggggttcgtgttgcttagtcttagttttctatgttgtgtgttatGTACTATGATTTGCAtgtttgtcgttttcttttttgttcatggcgttgtcagtttattttcgatctacgagtttgactatccctctggtatctttcgtccgtcttatacaagagggacattcataAGGAAACTGAAAACGTCATGGCTCTCAAAGGGAAAAACAATAGTATTCAAAACAtaacttagaaaactaaagaccggtAATGAGTCTAACTCGGTAAGTCACTTTCGGGTAATAGGGGTCaggattgttgttacgacataagaaacatatactatcatctgtgaaacggacgtttcataaaggtcaaccaactcgtgatagtgTCCTTTAAACGTAGGGAATGGATGATTCCAACTTCACCActttgaactcttggtttgatagcttccttcctcgatcaaggaaatcatgatagacaGTCCAAGCCCTGGAATATTGTTTCAAGTTGGATATATAAACTCCGTATGAaggcgctgctgaaatgttgctacatagaaatgaaacgTTCACATTTGGGAAGCTGGAATAATCTCTgagtcgtaaagttttgtttttaaccgaccctgaTTTCCAATTGCTAGATGTAAGCtaagatatgaggcagacatATCTGTATCTGTTGTAGTCATCATCTCAAGTTTGATTGGATAGatacgttcaacatagtcaccaaattttaaattaattcgTGAGAGAACATCATCCTTTTAAgcagaaagtaaaattaaattagCGTACAGCTGACTTCTTTTAATAGCTTCCTGGAAAGTTCTTAAATGAAGTCAcgtgaataaaggaacaagtcgacaagaagaggggcaagGTGAATCAGTTACATAAATGAGAGgaataatgaaattttatatttggcaaaactttaacaAGAAGATTTATTTCCATATCTAATggtaagaatttttttatatgtgtagGAAATATAACAGTAGGGCATGCTTTACAAGCACAACCGTTTAGAAATACATTGGAGACAATCAAACTAAGGGGAGATTACTTACTGCAAGCATTAGAACATAGTGTTTCGGACTATGATGTTGAAGAACCTAGTGGAAAGTTTTTACAATACTCAGGTGAGTTTTCGTTAATTATCATCTGAATGAACTTAGTGGTCGATTGTGTCTTGTTCCaattcaaattaaagtattgtaAGAAATCAAATAACTATGATAGAGTATTAATTGTTTGAGAATGgtatttttataatattgttgTTCTAAAAGGTCAATATGATACTAAAGTTTTTATTCGACATAGCTCTTTAAATACTTCGGTAGCGTTAGTAATGTGCTAGATATAAAATTGACCCTACACATATTGTGATACTATCTTTTTTTATACGATTAAAAATGTACTTACTTTTGCATCTCGCATGTAGCGACACGAACATATTCGATGCGAAAAAAGGCCACTTTCAACCAAAAAGGGAACAAATCATTTAAGTGCATTTATTTATTACCTTACACTTGTATTGTTACTTTAAAATAGCTAAGTAAGAGAGATAACTAGAAAATTACTAAATTAAAGATCGATGGTAGACTTATTTATTTGTTTCCCTTGACTGTGAGTTGACACATCAATTCGTCTTTTGTATTTGTCTTGTTAAACGGTATAAACAATAAATGGCTTATGTATATAGAAATTGTATTTATCAAACTCACACAAAGCTATTTACAGCAGTACAAGAGAACGACAAATTCGACGTGAACGATATCTGTTAACAAAAATGATATGGTTTCTTCTTACaggaataaaagtaaaatatgattTAGCAAAGCCCCCGCAACACCGAGTAGTTGAGGCTTTAGCTGTCTGTCAGAACTGTACATTTCCTGCATATGAACCTATTGATAAGACTGTCATGTATAGCTTGATTTTATCCAACTTTATTCTGACTGGTGGAGACTCGTATCACGTGATTAGAGATAACGCAGAGTTAACACATACTGTTGGTAAGTATATGTTTGTTTCTATACCTGGTAGTTAGTTTCTCGACTGTCGCGAGCAGAAAACTAACGCGGATATAAATAGtcgcaaatattttttttatctaactaCATCAAGTgaatttgaaaattccaaaattaAATCGCCGCAAAGtggaaagtaaaataacaaaaatactgaactccgaggaaaattcaaaacggaaagtccctaatcaaatgtaaaaaatcacatgataaaatacatcaaacgaattgacaacaactgccatataacTGACTTGGTTCAGgtattctcaaatgtagaaaatggttgaacCTAGTTGGCTTAGAAATGACTTTACACAAAATAAAGTATCGTCGAAAATAAGTTGGTATTCCGGATTGTGTAAAATATTGACACTTtcataatgaatgaaaaaaagtTGATGACGTTATATTGAAGTTGGTTTATTCATTGACGCATAATATATGTTAATTTTACTCTAGATGGAACTTTGATATGTATCTTAATAGTCTTATTCATTCATCTAACAATAGCATGCACTAtaacattgttttatttgttacagGTGATCTTGATTCAgatgttttgatgttttatttgttacagGTGATCTTGATTCAgatgttttgatgttttatttgttacagGTGATCTTGATTCAgatgttttgatgttttatttgttacagGTGATCTTGATTCAGATGTTTTGATTGAATACGTTAAAAATACATCACCTTTTTACCACGGCATTGAAGGGAGAATAATGATTGTTAATTCAACAAGAATTACTGACAGTTTAACATGTGATAATGGAGCCATAGTAACATGTGATGAGGTGAAATGTCCACAGCCATGTGATTCAACAAACCAGGCTATATCTATCAACACCATACTAAACTTTAATGtgttatgtttatattgtatattgcattattgttttaaatcattttttcatGTTTAACATCAGTATAGGCATAATAGGATTACAGAATTAATCGAAATAAGTCAGGAAAAATATGTAGATCCATGATTGTTAACAGTTGCTCAATCTGTTTTAAGTGGGAGTTACATTTACCCCTTAAAGTTTGTAGGAAGGAGTTACATTTACCCCTTAAAGTTTGTAGGAAGAAATGATataatgtacaataaaaaaaagtttcaaaggtTATGGAAGTCTATAATATTTAGAGAATTTTTAAAGGCTCAAATGGAGTAACATTAGATtaatatttgttacgtttgttTGAACAAAACTAATACCAAGAGAGCAAAAGGTTAGGATATACCTTTAAATTTATGGTTTTTGATAATATTCGAATTTATGATATTTGCTAAAATTCCATTTCATGAAAATGACGCAAAACTTGTACTAttgttatataatgtttttttttttctccgaTTTTATTGTAATTTGACGACAGAATTTTCTATCATTGGTGATAGAGTTTGCTGAAATATGTACTCTTATCAACAGCATGTTCGACCATCTTTATTTGGTTTCAATACATATGACTTTACATTCATATCACAAACTATATTCAACTTTCTGGTTGATATGTTATTCAGGTAGACATAGtttcatacatgtatcatatgtGATGTCATGTGTTATTTTCTAAATTGTGAAAAAGTATGTTAAGGGGCAGTATCAGTATTATACAACAAGAAATGGGATCAAATGCTAAAAACTATTTTATATGGAAAtgaaatgtgaatatatatgttgtaTGACGCCGgtattacatttgttttgtatttaaaattttattaatatttttttcaggacgttttatactttttatacttttaatgttttttatgtaTAGTTATTAATAAATGTACCAGACCTGTATTCTGTATTCCATGGTAATAAtatgattgtttattttttttctttattgacaaGCATTTTGTCCAATTAAAAGCTTTACTATTTCTACTTTTGTTTAACCAGATAGTTTGTACACGTGTTTCCTTAAGTAAATAGCCAGGTACTATATATACTACAAAACTAATACTGTGTAGGTTCTTGTTAATGTCTTTTTTATGCTTGctaatttacatgtttttatcTTTGTTTTGCTAGTTCTTGATATcgttgtttatttgacatttacatatatgtattacatgtataacatgtaagTTTTTATGTTGAATAAATTTGAAATTGGATTAGTAGAAAAAGCTAAAATAAGCTTCATTACACATTAAAATCAACaccttttgatttatatataatagTTATAATCATTATGTTTTCCTGTAAGATCAACAATGTAAGAAATGTCCATGTAATATGCTTCTTCTATAACAATGTATAAGGAACCTTGACTTTTTCTTTTGAAGTTACTGTGGGAAAAAAACAGTTACTTCCCCTTCAAAATAAGTAGTTATTTGCTGCATAACGGAACTGAaaagacatatttatatatatatatatttatataagttgTTATTATACAACAAGAAAGCTACCCAATAGTGCAACAACCAAAATACACCGTAGGGGTAATTGGGATCTTCAACAAGTGTCTATTTATACAATATGTGTCCAGTTAAAATAAAACGACCCAGGAGATACATGTTCCAAGGTGAGTACATTCAACTCATACGTTAAAAGGAATTGACAAACTCATGGCAAAAATCGAAATACACTGCTGTAACATAAGAAACTGAAGacttagtaaaaagtaaaatcacaaaaatactgaacttcgaggaaaattcaaaaaggaaagtccctaatcaaataatCGAAAGGCttatataattaatcaaaagctctaacacatcaaacgaacggataataactgtcatattcctgaccttatgtagaaaatggtggattgaacctagttttatagcaagctgaacttctcacttgtatgacagtcgcatcaaattcaatcatattgacaacaatgcgttaacaaaacagacacagaagtcaaaatgtcaaaaaaaaaaaggagtacAGCATTCAACATTGTGTTCTAATCTTAATCATTGTAAACACGAACCCAAACAAAAATAGAGGTAATCTCCGGTGCGTATAAATCGTGCGCGTCttgaaaatttaagaagaaattgAACAAAGGCTATCAAAGATCagaaaaagtcatgaaaataataCCACTTATCATTAACTAACCAGTGCCACAACCAAAGTACGCAACCATATCACATTCGGTTGCCATTTAATAGTGACCTATCCGAAAATTTAATAGACTGACTGCTTcagacatttttatattttcctttgCTAATTCATTAATTTCATATTGAAAATCTGTATGAacatttaataatttatatttcatccTTCAATTTTGCATAACAATAGTACTACATGTATCATTAGTCTTTGTACTCAAGGAACTCTGAGTGATAGATTATTTGGCGAGTGGAGATTCTGCAATATCATGACCAGAGGACTTTTTCTCATTCCAAGGCCATCGATTTGGATAAAATACATCATCTCTCAGCACTGTCCTGAAATCTACGTCCTCTGTTTCTTTGTCTAATGTTTCTAAACTTGATTCTAACTCCGTCATCCGGGTATTTAAATGCAGCGTTCGTTTCAGATCAGCACCTTCCATTGTTTCCGGTGTTGGCGTTCGTTTCTTAATGGTTTTCTTTTCTTCGGCATGTGCGTCCAACAACAATGGATAGTTTTGAGTATAGAATATATATTGGTCGTTAGAAGACTTGAAGTTTAGTGGTTTTAACTGAACTGAACTTGCTATACTGATAAACAAATCATCATCGACTGTTAAAGACTGTGACGTTTTAGTTACCGGTCGGCGTAGTAACAATTTATCGGAATATGGTCGTACGACATTGCTTTTCTCACTATTTTGCTGTAAAACAGTCACTGGTGGCCTTTTTGATGTTATAATTTCTGTGATTGGCCTTTTCAATTTCACATTTTCTGTTACTGGCCTTTTATTTCCTGAGAACGCAAAAGATACTGATTTTCTACCGATGTCTGTCTTATGAGCTCTATATTGGTCGTTCTGAAGATATAACTCAATttgtctttgtttcaaattacTAAAAggttttgaccttgacctcaaacTAGGAAAATCTTTTCTTGGTTTTGTTGAGTTTATTGAATGTGACGAGGTCTTGAAATAATCTTCCAGCACACGACGAGTTtttgtatctaaaaaaataaaatatatatcataatgaAAGATCAACCAAAAAACACTCATGAATCATTATTTAATCACGTCTGATTGCCGTCATTTTAGTTTACTGagtatttgataattttaataagTGTATGCAGTAAATAGAGCATACTGTATTGGAGTAGAACAGGTTCCTTGATTTAGAATTATCTATAAAGAGTGTAATGATCAATCTCATATTA encodes:
- the LOC139490862 gene encoding uncharacterized protein isoform X1, with amino-acid sequence MDSRMDLESVSLDSEFRGTPLHSSLSFISVQSLSSARGSTPLTKRRKDKTFIKDGRRYYDATTPMENDYEVPLHRLQCLRGLHSSGVLQIGNKDTDTKTRRVLEDYFKTSSHSINSTKPRKDFPSLRSRSKPFSNLKQRQIELYLQNDQYRAHKTDIGRKSVSFAFSGNKRPVTENVKLKRPITEIITSKRPPVTVLQQNSEKSNVVRPYSDKLLLRRPVTKTSQSLTVDDDLFISIASSVQLKPLNFKSSNDQYIFYTQNYPLLLDAHAEEKKTIKKRTPTPETMEGADLKRTLHLNTRMTELESSLETLDKETEDVDFRTVLRDDVFYPNRWPWNEKKSSGHDIAESPLAK
- the LOC139490862 gene encoding uncharacterized protein isoform X2 produces the protein MDSRMDLESVSLDSEFRGTPLHSSLSFISVQSLSSARGSTPLTKRRRYYDATTPMENDYEVPLHRLQCLRGLHSSGVLQIGNKDTDTKTRRVLEDYFKTSSHSINSTKPRKDFPSLRSRSKPFSNLKQRQIELYLQNDQYRAHKTDIGRKSVSFAFSGNKRPVTENVKLKRPITEIITSKRPPVTVLQQNSEKSNVVRPYSDKLLLRRPVTKTSQSLTVDDDLFISIASSVQLKPLNFKSSNDQYIFYTQNYPLLLDAHAEEKKTIKKRTPTPETMEGADLKRTLHLNTRMTELESSLETLDKETEDVDFRTVLRDDVFYPNRWPWNEKKSSGHDIAESPLAK